The DNA segment GATACCCGTCACCGGCTATCAAAACCCGAACCGCCACATCACGCTCAGTTAACTGTTTGACGGCATCCAGCAACATGGGAATATTTTTTTGCGGATCCAGACGAGCGATCGTTAAGAAATAATCGTTCGGTTTGTCGGCGCCGGTGGATATAGCATGGCGTTGTCGTTGTAACCAGGACTCATCCAATCCGCAGGGCACGACCATAAACTTATCCTGGTAGGTGGGATACAGCCGGTCTAAGGTTTGCTTCCCAGCGCGGGAAACTGCCGCAATAAAACGGGCGTGCTGAATTTTAGTGTCCAGGTTCAGTTTTAATTCGGGGTCGTATTCGTGCGGTCCGTGGAAAGTTGCACTGTAACTCAGACCGCTGAATTGGCTGGCAAGGCACGCCACGGCCGCCGGGTTGGTACCAAAGTGTACATGCACATGGCGGCAGCCCAGCTGTTTCATTTGTTTGGCCAGTGAGCAGGCTTGAATAAAATACGCTACATGGGCAACCCAGCGGCGATCGCCTTTTATGACCATTTTTTGAGACATGAATAAACTGCGAAAAAATGCCACCGGTTCTTTTAGCAAGCGGGATAACACGCCTAACACCAGATTAACCCGGGGCTGATCCAGCAGCACCCGGGTTTTAGTTTGTTCCAGAATATCCTCGGGCTCGATCAAACCACCCGTGCAGGTACGGTGAGCGAACCGGTGCACGGTCCAGCCAGCGTTCTCCAAGGCCCGAATTTCCCGGCGAATAAAGGAGTGACTGGGCGCTGGATAAACATTGGTTAAGTAGACAATTTGGCGTGCCGGACCGTCATTGCGTTGTGATTCCGGAACCATGGCATTCACATAACGCCCTCAAAATCCTGGGCTTGAGTCAGTAACTCTTTAGAGTTGATGCCAACCACGTGCGCTAGCAATTGGTTGACTGCGCCACGGTGATCGGAACGACTGACTCCTTCGTAATAATGCTCCACCTGCGCCAGGGCCGCGTTTTCAGATACGATGTGGAAACCCTGATATCGATCCGGGTTACGCTTCAGTTGGCGCACAATGGGTGTGCCTGCCGTGATTGCCAAGCGGTTCAGCATGATCCTTTCAATGTCATCAACGTGATCGGCCAGAAACCTGGCACTGGCGTCAATATCCTCGTGCGTTTCATTAGGGTATCCAATAATCATGGTGCAGCGGTTAGAGATGCCGGCTGCTCTGGCATTTTTCAGGAACTGACCGATCAAGTCCAGTTGAGTACCCTTCTTCATCCAATCAATAATGCGCTGACTGCCGGACTCAAGTCCTGTAGTCAGACGAACACAACCACTTTTAGCGGCGGCTATGAGGTCTTCCGCAGAAAGCCCATTTTCTTCTTCCATACCCACGTGTACCGATGCAATCCACTTTGCGCCGGGCGCGACGGTCTGCATGTTATTGATGATGGCTCGCCACACAGACAGGTTGCTATTCAACTTCAGGTCGACAAACACAAAATTAGTTACGTTATAGCGTTCGTACTGGTGTTTAATCTCCGCAATCACATTTTCCGGGCTGCGGCTGCGGTAGGTGCGCCCGGCGGTACTGGTCACGTCGCTACAAAAACTACAGGCTCCCCAACTACAGCCCCGGCCGGTTACGATCGGCACTATCCG comes from the Ketobacter sp. MCCC 1A13808 genome and includes:
- a CDS encoding glycosyltransferase family 4 protein, with the protein product MVPESQRNDGPARQIVYLTNVYPAPSHSFIRREIRALENAGWTVHRFAHRTCTGGLIEPEDILEQTKTRVLLDQPRVNLVLGVLSRLLKEPVAFFRSLFMSQKMVIKGDRRWVAHVAYFIQACSLAKQMKQLGCRHVHVHFGTNPAAVACLASQFSGLSYSATFHGPHEYDPELKLNLDTKIQHARFIAAVSRAGKQTLDRLYPTYQDKFMVVPCGLDESWLQRQRHAISTGADKPNDYFLTIARLDPQKNIPMLLDAVKQLTERDVAVRVLIAGDGYLRAELEQYIDRLGIGEQVELLGWQTQDQIHRLLDNARAMLLASQGEGLPIAIMEAFAHRIPAIATDVGGVNELVINETTGWLVSANDAASLATAMEDCLTSRPARLKKMGDAGRKLLDGHQVAHSQKLLSDAFTVIHGQY
- a CDS encoding B12-binding domain-containing radical SAM protein, translating into MSVPAKVLLVDLNNFARYPTLSIGYLASILRQAKFTIDVFSPLMVGVRGTIREARPNVLGLPKARLNHRVATSNSRWVRQFRNYVAKRQHSGITAHQQAVLEAFRESLMQSAPQAVLISTYLMYYEVCIEMCRLCKEQDIPVIIGGPYFVQEDVYAEWVKIDGLSGLIAGELELEAPNIINSLLNKQDVSHHQGVLRFASDGTIKGKVARPLKTLDDVPFPDFSDFPWHQYPNRIVPIVTGRGCSWGACSFCSDVTSTAGRTYRSRSPENVIAEIKHQYERYNVTNFVFVDLKLNSNLSVWRAIINNMQTVAPGAKWIASVHVGMEEENGLSAEDLIAAAKSGCVRLTTGLESGSQRIIDWMKKGTQLDLIGQFLKNARAAGISNRCTMIIGYPNETHEDIDASARFLADHVDDIERIMLNRLAITAGTPIVRQLKRNPDRYQGFHIVSENAALAQVEHYYEGVSRSDHRGAVNQLLAHVVGINSKELLTQAQDFEGVM